From the Candidatus Amarolinea dominans genome, one window contains:
- a CDS encoding sulfite exporter TauE/SafE family protein, which translates to MTTILFAVIVLFAALLQTISGFGFALLAMPLATLAFSVAAPGVMGVRIAAPLVAMTGFTLYAVNLLRYRQALQWHAVTRLALAAACGIPLGIWMVATVNETVVKLILAAVLILYALNSLLRPLLTPAPTSLTPTAGRAPAAPSSWPARAFIWPVSWLACWAALTTHPARRSSSMARCRVGRATSSVRSCRRSFSSAAPW; encoded by the coding sequence ATGACCACCATTCTCTTTGCCGTCATCGTCTTGTTTGCCGCGCTGTTACAGACAATTTCGGGTTTTGGCTTTGCCCTGCTCGCGATGCCCCTGGCCACGCTGGCCTTCTCTGTGGCCGCCCCTGGGGTGATGGGCGTACGCATCGCCGCGCCGCTGGTCGCCATGACCGGGTTCACCCTCTACGCGGTCAACCTCCTGCGCTATCGGCAGGCGCTGCAGTGGCATGCCGTCACCCGGCTGGCCCTGGCGGCCGCCTGTGGGATTCCACTTGGCATCTGGATGGTTGCCACGGTCAACGAAACCGTGGTCAAGCTAATTCTGGCCGCGGTGCTGATCCTTTACGCCCTTAATTCCCTGCTGCGCCCGCTGCTCACCCCCGCCCCTACAAGCCTGACGCCAACGGCCGGGCGCGCGCCGGCAGCGCCTTCGTCCTGGCCGGCGCGGGCGTTTATCTGGCCGGTTTCCTGGCTGGCCTGTTGGGCGGCGCTTACAACACACCCGGCCCGCCGGTCATCATCTATGGCACGCTGCAGGGTTGGCCGCGCAACGAGTTCCGTTCGATCTTGCAGGCGCTCTTTCTCTTCAGCAGCGCCCTGGTGA